A region of the Candidatus Kryptobacter tengchongensis genome:
CTCACCCAAACTTCCATTATGGCGACTGAGTATATTTCTGATCTCAGCAACAGTGCGATTTTTATTGTCTGTGGTTGATTCAATGTAAAGTGCCACCCCACCTGGACCATATCCTTCATACACAACCTCTTCATAAGCCACGCCAGGGAGTTCCCCAGTTCCCCTTTTAATTGCCCTTTCAATGTTTTCCCAGGGCATATTAGCAGCTTTTGCATTTTGAATTGCTAAACGCAACCTTGGATTTGTTTCAGGGTTACCACCACCTTGCTTTGCTGCTACAGTTATCTCTTTGATAAGCTTTGTGAAAAGTTTCCCTTTTTTAGCATCAATTACAGCCTTCTTATGTCTTATCTGATGCCACTTTGAATGTCCTGACATAGTATTACACCTCCTAAGTTTTTAAATCTTTAACTTTAAACTGTATAACCGATTGACCATTCCAATTTCCCTCATCAAAAGTGAAGACTATACTTGCTCTATCTTTGCCTATTATTTCATTGTAAAAATTTCCAAGCCCATAACCGACTGCATCAATAGTTAAACCATTCACTTTAATTTTAAATTTTAAATGATTATTTCCAAAAATTCTAACATCAGAAATCGGAACATTCGTTGCAAGGAAAACTGGCTCCAGATTCCCAGGACCATAGGGTTCAAAGTTTTTCAAGGTCCTCCAATACTCATAAATCATACCCGAAATCTCATTAATATCAACAACTGCATCAATGTATATCTCCCGTGTCAAAGTATCATCATTCATAACCTCATCAGCAAATTTATTAATTGCGATTTTAAAATCTTTAAGTTTTTCAGGTTGGAGAATCATCCCAGCTGCATGTTTATGTCCGCCGAATTGTAAAAGTGTATCTTCACACTTTTTCAGAGCATGATAAATATCAAAATTTGGGATGCTTCTTGCCGAACCTTTCAAGACACCGTCGGCATAGGTTAAAAGTATCGTAGGTCTGTAGTATTTATCAACTATTTTTGAAGCAACGATCCCTATTACACCTTGATGCCAATTCTCGCTATATAGTACAAAAACTTTATCTTT
Encoded here:
- a CDS encoding DNA-binding regulatory protein, YebC/PmpR family, which translates into the protein MSGHSKWHQIRHKKAVIDAKKGKLFTKLIKEITVAAKQGGGNPETNPRLRLAIQNAKAANMPWENIERAIKRGTGELPGVAYEEVVYEGYGPGGVALYIESTTDNKNRTVAEIRNILSRHNGSLGEAGSVAWIFERKGVIQIPKEYDEDTILALILEAGADDLKSYDTFFEVITAPENLENVREALEKNNVKIDDAKVRMLPKTTVKVEGKDAQLLLKLLEALEDHDDVQNVYSNFEIDDSVLAEYSKQMGA